The following are from one region of the Bacteroidia bacterium genome:
- the gltX gene encoding glutamate--tRNA ligase, translating to MVRVRFAPSPTGPLHIGGVRTALFNYLFAKKHHGDFLLRIEDTDQNRYVPGAEEYIIKSLAWCGIEFDYGPHLGGPDAPYRQSERKAIYRQYAEQLVTNGTAYYAFDTEADLEIMRQKLEAAGVKSPQYNAVVRSSMKNSLTLPAGEVKQRIENQEPYVIRLKVPRKEEIRFHDEIRGWVVVHSSQIDDKVLLKSDGMPTYHLANVVDDHLMHITHVIRGEEWLPSTPLHILLYRAFGWEETMPKFAHLPLLLKPDGNGKLSKRDGDRLGFPVFPLTWKDPETGEISSGYKEAGYLPEAFINFLALLGWNPGNDHEVMSKEKLIELFSLERVGKSGTKFDQHKAAWFNQTYLRALSDENLLQNVKPILLEHNYSLPDDFTLIKILNLLKERVTKIPEFATIGDYFFKPIQNYDAQVISKKWNPESRLFIENIITAWKDVSDWHSETLHKVAQEVAEKQGVQIGKVLQIFRLALTGSASGPALFEISELLGKDTCLRNLQHTLNTLPTVGFSNQIKT from the coding sequence ATGGTAAGAGTACGCTTTGCTCCCAGCCCTACGGGGCCGTTACATATTGGCGGTGTTCGGACTGCTTTATTTAACTATTTATTTGCTAAAAAACATCATGGGGATTTTTTACTTCGGATAGAAGACACCGACCAGAACCGCTATGTTCCCGGTGCGGAAGAGTATATTATTAAATCTTTGGCTTGGTGCGGTATTGAGTTTGATTATGGTCCGCATTTAGGTGGCCCAGATGCTCCCTACCGCCAAAGTGAACGGAAAGCTATTTACCGTCAATATGCAGAACAACTTGTAACCAATGGAACTGCCTATTATGCTTTTGATACAGAAGCTGATTTAGAAATTATGCGCCAAAAATTAGAAGCTGCCGGAGTTAAATCTCCACAATACAATGCTGTTGTGCGTAGTTCTATGAAAAACAGTCTCACCTTACCCGCCGGTGAAGTAAAACAACGAATCGAAAATCAAGAACCTTACGTTATCAGACTGAAAGTTCCCAGAAAAGAAGAAATTCGTTTTCATGATGAAATTCGAGGTTGGGTAGTTGTTCATAGCTCACAAATAGACGATAAAGTACTACTTAAAAGCGACGGAATGCCTACTTATCACTTAGCCAATGTGGTAGATGACCACCTCATGCACATCACCCACGTAATACGCGGGGAAGAATGGTTGCCCTCTACCCCACTCCACATTTTACTGTATCGCGCTTTTGGTTGGGAAGAAACAATGCCTAAGTTTGCGCATTTACCACTTTTATTAAAGCCGGACGGCAATGGGAAACTAAGCAAACGAGATGGCGATAGATTAGGATTTCCCGTATTCCCGCTTACATGGAAAGATCCAGAAACCGGAGAAATATCTTCAGGATATAAAGAAGCCGGATACCTTCCCGAAGCCTTTATTAACTTCTTAGCTTTATTAGGTTGGAACCCCGGTAATGACCATGAAGTTATGAGTAAAGAAAAACTAATTGAACTTTTTTCATTAGAGCGCGTAGGAAAATCCGGAACTAAATTTGACCAGCACAAAGCCGCTTGGTTTAACCAAACTTATTTAAGAGCTTTATCTGATGAAAATCTATTGCAAAATGTAAAACCTATTTTATTGGAACATAATTATTCTCTACCGGATGACTTTACCTTAATCAAAATTCTAAACTTGCTCAAAGAAAGGGTTACCAAAATCCCTGAATTTGCAACCATAGGGGATTATTTTTTCAAACCCATACAAAATTATGATGCTCAGGTTATCTCCAAAAAATGGAATCCGGAATCCCGATTATTTATCGAAAATATAATCACTGCTTGGAAAGATGTTTCAGACTGGCATAGCGAGACGCTACACAAAGTAGCGCAAGAAGTAGCTGAAAAACAGGGCGTTCAAATAGGAAAGGTATTACAAATATTTCGTTTAGCACTTACGGGGAGTGCTTCGGGGCCTGCACTCTTTGAGATTTCCGAATTATTGGGAAAAGATACCTGCCTTAGAAATTTACAACACACACTTAACACATTACCAACTGTTGGTTTTTCAAATCAAATAAAAACGTAA
- a CDS encoding acyl carrier protein — translation MSDIATRVKNIIVDKLGVDIKEVTPEASFANDLGADSLDTVELIMEFEKEFNISIQDEDAEKIATVGDAIRYLEEHTSVA, via the coding sequence ATGTCAGATATCGCAACACGCGTAAAGAACATTATCGTAGATAAATTAGGTGTAGATATTAAGGAAGTAACTCCTGAAGCAAGTTTCGCCAATGATTTAGGAGCAGACTCTTTAGACACAGTCGAGCTAATTATGGAATTTGAGAAGGAGTTCAATATCAGTATTCAGGACGAAGATGCTGAGAAGATAGCTACGGTAGGAGATGCGATTCGCTACTTAGAGGAGCATACCTCGGTAGCGTAA
- the fabF gene encoding beta-ketoacyl-ACP synthase II, protein MRKRIVVTGLGAITPLGNDVPTYWDSLLKGVSGAATIQRFDASKFKTTFACEVKDFDPTLYIDKKEARRMDPFCQYALAAADQAVVDSKINFSATDLNRVAVVMGSGIGGLQTFYEEVKSFVEGNGVPRFNPFFIPKMIIDIVPGHISIKYGLKGPNFSSIAACATSTNCIIDGYLLIQSGLADVVLAGGSEAAVTQPGIGGFNAMKALSERNDDPKTASRPFDLDRDGFVLGEGGGCLILEDLEYALSRGANIYAELVGIGMTADAYHITAPAPDGNGASRVMQTTLDYAKLPYTAIDYINVHGTSTPLGDIAETNSIKAVFKEHAAVLNISSTKSMTGHLLGAAGAIEAIATILAVKNDIVPPTINHFTDDPECDLNYTFHIPQQRTVNAAISNTFGFGGHNASLLFKKFIE, encoded by the coding sequence ATGCGCAAACGTATCGTAGTTACTGGTTTAGGGGCGATTACGCCTCTTGGTAATGATGTACCAACATACTGGGACTCCCTATTAAAAGGTGTCAGTGGGGCAGCCACTATCCAGCGTTTTGATGCCAGCAAATTCAAAACAACATTTGCTTGTGAAGTAAAAGACTTTGACCCAACACTGTATATTGACAAAAAGGAAGCCCGAAGAATGGATCCCTTTTGTCAATATGCCCTTGCTGCGGCAGACCAAGCGGTAGTTGATTCCAAGATAAACTTTTCAGCTACAGACTTAAATAGGGTTGCCGTAGTAATGGGATCCGGAATAGGAGGGCTACAAACATTTTATGAAGAAGTTAAATCGTTTGTAGAAGGAAACGGAGTACCCCGTTTTAATCCGTTTTTCATCCCTAAGATGATTATAGACATTGTTCCGGGTCATATTTCCATTAAATACGGCTTAAAAGGCCCCAATTTTTCCAGCATTGCGGCTTGTGCTACTTCTACCAATTGTATTATAGATGGTTATTTGTTGATTCAATCTGGTTTAGCAGATGTAGTTTTAGCAGGTGGCTCTGAAGCTGCCGTAACGCAGCCCGGAATTGGTGGATTTAATGCGATGAAAGCTCTTTCTGAAAGAAATGATGATCCTAAAACGGCCAGCCGTCCATTTGATTTAGATAGAGATGGCTTTGTATTGGGCGAAGGCGGCGGTTGTCTTATTCTGGAAGATTTAGAATATGCTCTTTCACGTGGCGCAAATATCTATGCTGAATTAGTCGGAATCGGTATGACGGCTGATGCTTACCACATCACAGCACCAGCACCGGATGGAAACGGAGCATCTCGGGTTATGCAAACTACCTTAGATTATGCCAAGCTACCTTATACCGCTATTGATTACATCAACGTACACGGAACGTCCACACCACTTGGAGATATTGCAGAAACAAACTCCATAAAAGCTGTTTTTAAAGAACACGCTGCCGTTTTGAATATAAGTTCCACTAAATCAATGACTGGCCACTTGTTAGGTGCAGCAGGAGCTATTGAAGCGATAGCTACTATCTTAGCTGTTAAAAACGATATAGTGCCTCCCACAATCAATCATTTTACAGATGACCCTGAATGTGATTTGAATTATACATTTCATATTCCACAGCAAAGAACAGTGAACGCAGCTATCTCTAATACTTTCGGATTTGGAGGTCATAACGCTTCCTTATTATTCAAAAAGTTTATCGAATAG